The DNA sequence tcctcctactAGTACTACTTCTGTTTTCCCCCCTTCATCATATTACCAATTTCAGTTTTTGATGGCTTTATCACATCTTAGAGTCAATGACATTTTTCatcttactttttcttttttctgagtTGCAGTGCTTACACCACGTCACTAGGTCTCACCAAGACAGTCGGTCCCAGCTATATTCATTCCCTACTCAAGGTGAGAAAGAACAATCACGTAAAATGCATTTTGTTCATggttcttttttcccttttagttCACTGGAACTagttatttctattttgttgTATTATAAGTGCACATAGTATGGGTATTTGTTGTGTGATTAATTTGAACCATTTGATTGGACAGTTCAGTAAATCTAATCACATTTACGGTGTTAATAGATAATCCCACTTATTTTTTaggttatttatatatattctctCTACAATTAGCCACTGGTTGAGTATTGGGGCGCATAGATCTGAGTTGAAGCGTTGTTACAAACTTAAGGTACAAAAAGAGATTGTATAGGGAAGGCATCAACTCTCTGAACATTCTTTAGTTCAAGATGAGAAAATTCGCAATGGATGTATATTACTGGTTGCCATGGGTGGTGCAACTTGGCCAGGTTGAACCCAGCCCCTGAACCGTAGGCAGGCTTAGCTGATCTTAGTAATAATTTGGGTTGAACTTTGGCTGAGTTGATTTTTGGGCAACCAGACCTAACTGAGAACTGGGTTATcctatatattttattcttattatctACAGGCATGTAAAGAAGTGTATGAGAGGAAGAGGGTagtttcaatatatttttatcaaatggTGCATGGAATCATAACCCAGTTATCCTAGAAAAATCCTGTTGAAATGAAGACCACCCAGTTCTATAAATCTGTGTTGTCCCTTTGTTGGATCACTTCTTCATTCTGTTAGAGGGGGGTGGGATAACAAGAGGCGGTTCTCCTTTAAGGGTTCCAAACCATGTGGCTGAAGGTGGGGGGATTATTCAAAGACTTGCTTAAGAGTTGGTGGATGGTGTTTAAGTTCAGAGGTTCCTACAGTTTTATTCTCTGGCTTCCAAATTGGAAGAGTTGAAggcaaaatatgaaaaacagttttcttgGCTTGCTCTCCATAAAGTTACTGTACACTCGTGTATAATGCAAACATTTCTAAAGTATTGTTATTtagaaaattctttaaaaaataactgaaaacatcctaaaattgttttaaaaaataacttgtttttagaacaagtttttctaaattagaaaatagtttcCAAACAGGCGCTAAGTTCTCTATAAAAAAGCTAATGTGTATGGGAGAAGGAAATTTTTGTCCAAGATAAAAGTTAATGGGAAGTGGCTCTTCAAGGAGGGATGAGATGAAGGAAGGACCAACTCGGGTTTTTCACATTTTGTTGTCTGATTTAGGGGGTTGAAGACCTGACATCAATGGCATGTCTTTCAAAGTTTTGGATAGGCAAGAGGCAGGGTTTAGAGTTGCCATTATCAGAGGAGGAGATTTTCAGTGCTTGGTCAGATTTAAACGGGGGTAAAGCTCCAGGTCGGATTTTTGGTGCTTTTTTGGTCTCTAGTTTTGCATTAGAAACAGCTATTAGGTTTTGCCTTACTAACTGTCGACAGTCTGGGTTTCACCCATTCATGAAGGGGAACTTTCTGCTCAaggttgtatttttttttattaaatattactcATAAGTGGCTGAGTGCGACCCACCAAAAGCGTAGTATTTGATCATCTGACTACATTTTGTATCCCATCAGGTTCTGCCTTTCCTTCTGGACCGTGCATAGAACAGTGTCATCGCTAAATGTATCTTGGTCGTTTTCTTTGTTTAGTTTTACATTCCTGCCATGCCATCTCCGGATTTTGTGAAAGAGATGAAGATGAATTCTTTTTCAGCACATTGTAACCCTCACTTCCTAGGCTGTGAGGATTTGAAGGTCCTTACAAGATCATGTAGGGAAATGACCAAATTCCATTGTGCTCTACATGGTTTTGAAATAGATTCCTTCTATTTATATGTTCATTTTATTGCATTTGGAATGAGTTTTGTGATAACCTTAAAACTTCCTTGAAATGATGTGACAGTTCACTGGTATCATTATGGTGACATTTTTGTTCCCTTAGCAATCCACTTTGGGTTAAAATTGTGCcttattattttgaagaaaacattTCCATTTCATTCCCTGTCAGAGATGTGCTGAAGGATTTTATTCCGGTTGTGTTTTTTCCTCTGATTTTTACTAGGTTGTTCCCGGAGGTGACCAAAATAGATGATTGCAGGGACCGATGGTCTCAGTTTCCAGTGGTGTGGTTTCAGTGCATTGAATTTTGTCAAACGGAGCACATATAATACAAACAGATTCTCGGCTTCGATTACTCTTTTAGCCCatctttttaattgttcttttagCATATATTCTTTTGAGGcccccttttcctttttgttttttttctttttaaattttcttgtgCCATTGTGAATGTAGAAAAGTTTGAATTAGTGAGATGCTTACCCATTCAACCCTCCTtgctcatttttaaaattctatatacTTGGATTCCGATCATGTTCAATTCATGTTTTGGACAATGGGACTGTAAACATAACTCGGAATCATCATTTACTTGTATTAGTGAACAGGCTTGCCATTTTAGAACAGTGAATGGCCCTGTTCGGTTAGTAGTTTTTTGCATAAGTTGGTCCAACAGAGTCCCCGGATGGACTTTTATAGCTCCGTTATTTGCTTATCAATTCAGGAAATTCTAATTTGTCATGCGCATTCCACATAGAATCACCGTGATGTCTTTAAAACCAATctaaatctcaaaatttttaaatattaattttatatcttataaataatttatcaacatGTTTTATGAATGTGGATTCTACGGGATCCATATTCTAActgtttattttattagtttcttttcttctaaaaatgaATGTGCGGGTGATACGGTGGAATTTCATGAGTGTCATTTCGCATCATGTGATCTGGCGTTATACTACTCTTCTGTtaatgactcattttttaaagctagaggaaaaatgaaagggaaaaataCAAAgcgaagaaaaataaaaaatagattaaaagttaataaattatttttttgtttctttgaacttattttatttattttaattcatcaatatagagattaaataatttaaaaatatataagtttttaattaattttaattatattttttttaatattttttataagataatcaaatatgaaaaaaaatcaattttttattttttattttttattttttaagtattttgggaaataaaaaatagcctaatagaaatttctaaaatatcaaCTCACATCATCATGTATGACAAGTCTATTTCAATATCATTATGTATGACAAGTCTACTTCAACCCACATGCGAAAacaaaaggttttatttttatttatgaaatcatttttttcttgctattaaaaaacaaaagttagAACATCCTCAATTTTGTTTCCCCAAAATTTGAAACAATGAAAATGTAAATTTATCTTCATCAAGTTGTAATTAGGCAATGAAACAAATTGTGATAGAAGCAATAGTTTCCCATTCAAAACGTATAGTTTAATGGGTAGGGGCGTGGATGCAGGCGGTTGACTATTGGCAATTGAGCATCTTAACAAATGGATAATCAcggtttgtttaaaaaaaaagccaaaacatCACAATTCATTCCACTTGTTTATATGCGTTTACTATTTGATTTACGCAAGTCTATTGGTTTTGGtattataaatatgtagaaTTTAAGGTAATTAACTTAcatttcttttcaaaagatttttttttcctgcacACTTTTTTAAagtctaaataaaaaatttaataaattatttttactaagtATCTTGACATATGGCGTTTTACTAATTCTATGTAGCTacttattttccttaaattttatattaaaaatttaatataaatgctAACTACTAAGCCAacttataaactaaaaaaattaaggaaaagtgTGTTTCTATCCACTTATATATAAAATCccataaaatagaaatcaaagtttataaaatacaaatttcaaataattatctaaaactaattaatttattcatgtatttttGTTGGTCATATGACTACCTTTAATCATTTAGatactattttttatcattcaaacaCTGTCTTTTAGTGATATAAGTAATTAGTGAATCATtgaatatatgaaatttgaattatttttaaataatttttattttataattatttttatatgagtgtatggaaatattttttttcttcaaaaaattaaaattaaaactaaatataacaatcaaaggaaaatgaatattttaaaatttgtagtaaccaaattaaaattcaggatttttatattttcttttcttatacctttaatttctttttcttttttaatattaataatttatttttcatgtttttataaCTCATTTTTACTACTTAATTCGTTAAAATCattgataaagaaaaatttaaacggtatttaactaatatatatatataatttcctttttttttttctggttcaTTGCCTTTATTACTTTTGATTATCgttaattgaaatcaaattatgCTTTTGGGAGAAGTTTTTATGGAAATATGAACGATAATAGGGCACCAAAAAGGGCATGAAACCCTAGGCCATTAATCAatttctcaaaatcatttttgtaaattgaTGGGTTTTTGAGACTTGGCCCCTCAACAGCTGTGGAGATTGAAAGAAACCCTCAAAATCCCTTCTACTTTTCCATTTGTACCCTTCACCCCTTAAAACGCAGAGAAAGCCTTTACATACCCATTTTTTATCTGGGGATCGCTCCCTAACTCTCGCTCTCTCTTTCTAACCCCAGCTGTACCCTGCTTTGCTTCCAATTTTGGTGAGTCGCGAATCAATTTCATTTCCGTTCCTTTGTCTCTcttcattttctgtttttctcttggaactttattATTTGAGGTGTTTTTTAGTGGCTGATTTGTTGTAATCTTATGGATTTGTGAATTCTTCATGATGTTGGTGAAAACCCAGTTCGTAGAATTCGAGATTCAGTTCGTATATTCGTGGGTTTTGGTTCTTAcactttgtttggttgttgggaAAATAAAGGAAGGgggaagaaaattttgaatctattgtttTCTGTGGTTTGGTCCAAgggaaatggaaaatgaacTCAAGTATGCTGGACAGCGTGCGTGTGAGTCGCTGTTGGGCCGGGAATTTGTCTTTTTAGAGGTTCCAAATGGAGGGGAAATTTAAGATTTAGGATTCTTATTgctattaattttctctttttccacGGCGGCCAAACGGGGTATACGGATTCAAAGTCTCGAATTCTTGTTATTTTAGTTAGGTTAGAGAAGTTTTTTCTTACAAAACCCAGTTGAAAAAATGCATACTATTTTGATTGCTTAGAATCTCTTAAAATCCCTTTTACTGTAGTATTTCTCAggattttcttctctttctctggaAATAATTTTGCATTTGGAAGTTCTCATGATCAACTTAGTTGAATATAGAGGGGTTTTATTTGGCTAAATTCATTGTTTTCTCTCATGTTATAGATGATTTAAGAAAAGTTAGAAGTGAGATGGTAGTCCATTGAAATGATTCTCTAAAAAATTAGTTCAGATATGTTGCTTTTCGTTACTTAGGACTAACCCTTGGTTGTTGGTGTTTTCAACTGCTTAGCCTGGAATCTGGTTTGATATGTGCCTGTTCACATTTATTTCCTACTGCCACCAGTTACCACCTTTTTCTGCTCTTCGTTCTAAGTGGTTTCCCTCAGTCgattcttttttccatttgtaaTTTAGTGCTTCTGTTTATATCTATCATGTTAGCCCATTCactatgaaaaataactttGTATGCTATTAGAAGTTTAggccaataaataaataattaaaaaagaagaaagtgtGAAAGTGAAAAGGAAGAGTTTCCAAAAGGAGGGGACTTTCTAGGGAAGGAGGTATGGACCGGTTTAGTTACTCTTAAGGTGTCTTCTTCTCCAAGCTCCGGTGTTTTGCAATCGGGTTTGCTGAGGAAGGGCACTTCTCAACTGACTGCATTTAGGATGGATAGGAGAGAGTGCATAACTGTCTTTTCTGTCTATTGATAATTTTGGCCTATACTTTTGTACATGGTGGGAGTTCATTCGTTGATTTTGAGGACAGTTGTAGTTCTTAGGGGATGGCATGGGATTATTTTAAGGAGAAAAGAGGTTTTTTGAGGGGACCCATTGTGTTGGGTATGATtatatggaaagaaataacaATTGTCCCTAACtatatagatattgtctgctttaAACTCAAGGGATACATATAgttttaaaacgcatctacaaggttaagaggagtctatATATGTATAGCGTTAGGAACTTTTTCCTGTATccaatgtgggatatcacaatcatCCTCCTATGCAAACACAACGTCttcgttgtgtcccatgagatTATGTGACCAAACAGACAGATATCCCttatggggccaaacaaacaaacatcctttgcggggccaaacaaacccctatATTGGGGTTGGGAATTAACTCTAGTATTATTTGTAACAACTCATTCTCAACCCTATAGATATTGTCTACATTGGGCGCAAAGGGCCCTCACAGTTTTAAAATGCGTCTATTAGATTATACATATATAACGTCATGAACTTTTTCCTCTATCTGATGTAAGACATCATAAGGAACAAAAACTTTTGAAGTGGAGTTTTCAATTATGGAGCTTCAATATGTTATTCTTTCTACCCTTTTCTAAAGGGCTCAAGTCTTCCTTCAtctaaagtaaatttttttgtctttttgtctCAAAATGAAACTTTGACttatatgaaattgaaaattatgattgaaTGAATATTGAATACATGTTCTTAGAAAACGAACATTATCAATCCTGTTTCTGATATTTTAGTTGACATTCAtgatttcaagttttaaaatttaaaattggttATATGTCCTAAAGGTGACATAGAGATGTGAAAGGGATAGTAATGTAAAGTTTTAAACTGTGAACgtaatttttgaaagaaactgTGAACGTAATTAAGATATAATTATTACTCAAATGTTCTGTGATAATCTATATAAGGTTCTCTCTTGCTGTTTTTGGCCCACATGTATACGTGTATCATTTAATACCCTATTTTGCTTTTGATAAGTCTCAGATTCGGGCATAGCTTCATTGATTGTAAGTGGCAATTGTATTCCCTTCTTTTAAACATAGGATAGCTTGCATTGGTAATACAAAGCAACCTTTGAGGtcctgttttctttttgttgaagTAAATAtgtctttctactttcttcctATATATCCTTTTGCATTCATTCTGACCTGATTCCTTCCTAGATTTGTCATAGATTGCCTGAAATTTTCTGTGTACCTTACCCAACATGTGGTGTGGTAGAAGGCCAATAACATCATTGAGAATGGTTTCTCTTAATTATTCTAAGGAGCTAGGTTTTGGAGGTGTAGGTAATGATTGCCTGAAATTTTCTATGTACCATACCCAACATGTGGTGTTGTAGAAGGCCAAGAACCCTGAGCTTGGTTTGTCTCAATTATTTTAAGGAGCTGAGTTTTGAAGGTATAGATAAATGGCATTTTGACAAATATAGTGTATTGATAGGTTAACTAGTTGGTTGGTGCCATATTCtggtcccttttttttttcctgttttttatttaaataggatttacAATCTTGAATTTGCTAATTTAATATAAGTATGCATTTATAACTAGAACTTTGAGTTTCTCATTCTTTTGGATATCTTGTTTGGCCAATCACACTGTGGATAGATTGGCTAAATGCTGGGCCTCTCATCTAGTTCCCTGTTGAAGATTTTTGCCTCCTTGTATTGTACTCTTTTGTCGTTttgtgttttcctttcttttcctttttattgttGGCGTTGTTGTATCTCTTTTTGAAGGATATATTCCTTCTTTTGTGCTTTCACATTCAATTTCTATGAAATTAATTGTTTGTGAgacttaaaaaatgaatatgagaGAACCTCTGTATTTGCCCTTGAGGCCCacctcaagtggtaaagggttagggagggtttgtgggaggttccagggTCAAGTCCCAGTGgggacaaaaaatttacttatcaaaaaaaatgagagaatctctgtattttcttaataagtagcatttgataatttttctatttccttatTCTCCTAAAATTTACATTTCCATTTAGATGTACATCCATTCATAGGCCAAAGTTGAGTGATTTATGGATGTATGGGATCTTCAAACCTCTGTGTGGGTGGTGGAGAAAACTTTGTGAGCCTTGTTTCAGAAGCAGAAGAAAAGTTTTCCCCTTGTACCTGGTGTACCCTGGATTATTTTTGATGTACATTAATTAGATAACAGGATTTATCACCATTATACAAAGGGAAAAATGAAAGCAAGGTTGATCCCATGTTATTTGCATGATCTTAACTTTTCTTATTCTTCAATAAAAACTGCAGAATATGGTTCTTCAACTCTGTGAAATATTTATGTTTGGATATAACATGAGAAAGGTTTGGGTATAGAATATGAGTCTGATGTACCTATTAGTCAGATATTTGCTTCACAAATATTTCCACCCAAGAAAAGGATGAACAGATCCCTATTTTGTTGCTAAGTATCCTCAGAttcatattaaatattttaacttagtTATACATGTTTATTTGGGCTAGgatatagaaaaaaagaatatggAAATTAGGGTATTTAGCTGTGTCCTAACATCTGGAAATTAAACAAATCTGAATCATATGACATATAGGCACACCAATACCTGAATCTTTTTCAGacttattcaaaaaaaaaactgaatctTTTTTCCGAGTCCATGTGACACATGCTGATTCTTGCAAAAAGTGGACGTGTCTGCATGGTTCTCtctaattaattctaatttagACATTACCACTTTGGTATCTTGCACTATAATGGTATGCTTAGGGCATGAGGATGCATGTTAGTGTGTGTCCCCTCCCCCTTAAATTTGCAGTGGGATTAAAAACAAAGACTAAACATGAAAATTGTTCTATTTATGCATTATGTAGCTTCATCAAATGTTTGTATGTAGACACTTAAATGCCATGTGTAAGGTAATATGCTACTTTGTAATTTGTTCTTACACTTCTTAGGAGGGAAAAAAACTATTGTAGTTGGAAAATTGCTTTTGTGCTTTTGTCCTGGGAGTGAACtttatttatgtatttcatCATTAGATTTTGAAGTTCCAtggtatttttttatcattgttttataaatttgtgtGGTAAGCATGtctttttaaccattttattGTGATGATCTGCAGAAATTACCTTTTTACCATTTCTTCGAAAGACAGATTTTACATTTTAGTTTGTTAAGTTTAAAATGGGGGATGCTGAAAATGCTGTTCCACCTTCAAAGAAGAGGGCTGCAGGAAGAGAACTCTCACGAGATAACCCTGGTCTTGATGACGAAGAGTCTCCTGAACAAGAGGGTGAGACTTTCAAGAAAGCTAGTCATGAGGTGATGGCAAACAGAAGAATTGTCAAAGTTCGTCGCCAGCAAACTGCATCAACCCCCTCTTCCAATCCTTTTGCTGGAATCCGGTTGGTCCCACCTACTGAACCCATTTCAGCTCCTGCTGAAGTTTCTACCGAAGCACAAGCTGCTAGCGAGAAAACAGTTTCTCGggacaaagatgaaaaagatGATGAGAGCAAGGGAACTGAAAAGGAAAACGAGGAGAGCAGGggaactaaaaatgaaaaagatgatGAGAGCAAGggaactgaaaaagaaaaagatgagaaTGTGAAGCAACCAGAAAGTGAAACTGATGAGTCAGTGGCTGAATCTGCTGCAGATAAGGAGAAAAGTGATATTATCAATGAGGCATCCAAAACTGAGGGAAATGATGAAAAAGCAGCAGAAGATGAAAAAACAGGGAATGAAGGTAAGGAAGACAAAGGTGGTGAAAATGCAGATTCAAGTGCTGAGGCTCCCCCTTTCAGTTCTTTCCAACAGCTTTCAAGTAGCCAAAATGCTTTCACAGGACTTGCTGGAACTGGTTTTTCCAGTTCTACATTCTCATTTGGGTCAATTTCAAAAGATGGGTCTGGATTAGGTGGTAGTTCTGGCTCTCTCTTTGGACCAAAAGGTGACCAATCTTCTTTTCCAACTTTTGGTTTTGGTCTCTCTAATAATGGAAATTCTTCCCTTTTTGGCTCTCAAGGAGCACCCATTATTTCGAAGAGTGAGGGAAGCGGCTTCCCATCTTTGCAGGAGGTTCCTGTTGAGACAGGCGAAGAGAATGAGAAAGCAGTTTTCACAGCTGATTCTGTtctgtttgaattttttgatgGCGGCTGGAAGGAGCGTGGAAAGGGAGAACTCAAAGTGAATGTTTCCAGAGATGGGGTGGAAAAAGCCAGACTTGTGATGAGAGCTAAGGGAAATTACAGGTTGATTTTGAATGCTAGTCTT is a window from the Vitis riparia cultivar Riparia Gloire de Montpellier isolate 1030 chromosome 9, EGFV_Vit.rip_1.0, whole genome shotgun sequence genome containing:
- the LOC117922236 gene encoding nuclear pore complex protein NUP50A, which encodes MGDAENAVPPSKKRAAGRELSRDNPGLDDEESPEQEGETFKKASHEVMANRRIVKVRRQQTASTPSSNPFAGIRLVPPTEPISAPAEVSTEAQAASEKTVSRDKDEKDDESKGTEKENEESRGTKNEKDDESKGTEKEKDENVKQPESETDESVAESAADKEKSDIINEASKTEGNDEKAAEDEKTGNEGKEDKGGENADSSAEAPPFSSFQQLSSSQNAFTGLAGTGFSSSTFSFGSISKDGSGLGGSSGSLFGPKGDQSSFPTFGFGLSNNGNSSLFGSQGAPIISKSEGSGFPSLQEVPVETGEENEKAVFTADSVLFEFFDGGWKERGKGELKVNVSRDGVEKARLVMRAKGNYRLILNASLYPDMKLTNMEKRGITFACMNSIGEGKDGLSTFALKFKDASIVEEFSVAVTAHKGKTATVMNTPENSPKASDD